A genomic window from Chloroflexota bacterium includes:
- a CDS encoding insulinase family protein has product MNNIREECLDNGLKILLKSVRTAPVATFWVWYRVGSRNEVPGITGVSHWVEHMMFKGTPTLGKGEIMRLVNRNGGSDNAFTWTDFTAYYETLPSDRIDLALRIEADRMVNSLFDPTEVASERTVIISEREGAENEPRFWLAEEVGAAAYKVHPYHHDTIGWKTDLETMTRDDLYHHYKTFYAPNNAVIVAVGDFDADEMLQKIADAFGNLPRGKDAPSVTMVEPPQEGERRVLLRRPGATSYFLAAYHGPRATDPDFLPAFVMAGVLAGVGGMSFSGHSSPGRSSRLYRALVETGLATDVDCGFRATIDPGTIDLSATVRPGVPIRKVEAAIFAELDKIAHKPISESELATVIKQVKSQFVYATDGVMNMGYWLGMLEIVASYQMYETFLDNLMQVTKADVQRVAQKYLIATNRTVGWFEPANGKPGRGR; this is encoded by the coding sequence ATGAATAACATCCGCGAAGAGTGTCTCGATAACGGCTTGAAAATTCTGCTCAAATCGGTACGCACCGCGCCGGTGGCGACCTTTTGGGTGTGGTATCGCGTCGGCTCGCGCAACGAAGTGCCCGGCATCACCGGCGTTTCGCACTGGGTCGAGCACATGATGTTCAAGGGTACGCCGACGCTGGGCAAAGGCGAGATCATGCGTCTCGTCAATCGCAACGGTGGATCGGATAACGCGTTTACGTGGACCGATTTCACCGCGTACTATGAAACCTTGCCGAGCGACCGCATTGACCTCGCGCTGCGGATTGAAGCGGATCGTATGGTCAATTCATTGTTCGACCCCACCGAGGTCGCGAGCGAGCGCACCGTCATCATCTCCGAACGCGAAGGCGCGGAGAACGAGCCGCGGTTTTGGCTCGCCGAAGAAGTGGGCGCGGCGGCGTACAAGGTGCATCCGTATCATCACGACACGATCGGTTGGAAGACCGATCTCGAAACGATGACCCGCGACGATCTCTACCATCACTACAAAACATTTTACGCGCCAAACAACGCGGTCATCGTCGCGGTCGGCGATTTCGACGCGGACGAGATGCTTCAGAAAATCGCGGACGCGTTCGGCAACCTGCCGCGCGGCAAGGACGCGCCGTCCGTCACAATGGTCGAGCCGCCGCAAGAAGGCGAACGCCGCGTGTTGTTGCGCCGTCCCGGCGCGACGAGTTATTTCCTCGCGGCGTATCACGGTCCGCGCGCAACCGATCCTGATTTTCTCCCCGCGTTTGTTATGGCGGGTGTGCTCGCGGGCGTGGGCGGGATGAGTTTTTCGGGACACAGTAGTCCAGGACGTTCATCGCGTTTGTATCGCGCGCTCGTCGAAACCGGACTCGCGACGGATGTGGATTGCGGTTTTCGCGCGACGATTGACCCAGGTACGATTGACCTATCGGCGACGGTACGCCCAGGTGTGCCGATCCGCAAAGTCGAAGCCGCGATCTTTGCGGAATTGGACAAAATCGCGCACAAGCCGATCAGCGAGTCCGAGCTTGCCACGGTGATCAAGCAGGTCAAGTCCCAGTTTGTGTACGCGACGGACGGCGTGATGAATATGGGCTATTGGCTTGGGATGCTGGAAATCGTCGCGTCGTACCAAATGTACGAAACGTTTTTGGACAATCTGATGCAAGTAACAAAAGCGGATGTGCAACGCGTCGCGCAAAAATATTTGATCGCGACGAATCGTACGGTTGGTTGGTTCGAGCCGGCGAATGGCAAACCAGGGAGAGGACGATGA
- a CDS encoding DUF3368 domain-containing protein, with protein MPAVSNTSPILSLAIIGKLDLLKIQFGQILIPKEVRAELKTETDLAGTEIIRQSLADWWMREIQIEDDDLFRALALELDRGESAAIVLALEQKTRVILMDEHDGRAKAKAMGLQPVGVLGILLRAKRSGDLASVKDAMETLRRDAGFFIGDDLYAEILDEANEKS; from the coding sequence ATGCCCGCAGTTAGCAACACGTCGCCGATTCTCAGTCTCGCGATTATTGGAAAATTGGACTTGCTCAAGATTCAGTTCGGGCAAATCTTGATTCCCAAAGAAGTACGGGCGGAACTCAAGACTGAGACCGATTTGGCAGGCACGGAGATTATTCGACAATCACTCGCAGATTGGTGGATGCGCGAAATTCAGATCGAGGACGACGATTTGTTTCGTGCGCTCGCGCTAGAATTGGATCGGGGCGAATCTGCCGCGATTGTGCTCGCACTTGAACAAAAAACTCGTGTGATTCTGATGGATGAGCATGATGGACGCGCCAAAGCCAAAGCGATGGGCTTGCAACCAGTGGGAGTGCTCGGTATTCTTTTGCGCGCGAAACGTAGTGGGGATTTAGCCTCCGTTAAAGACGCGATGGAAACGCTGCGACGAGATGCAGGATTCTTTATCGGCGATGATCTTTATGCTGAGATACTTGACGAGGCAAATGAGAAATCATAG
- a CDS encoding DUF433 domain-containing protein, which yields MVVRNAIALKEKKPYIVKTPGIAGGRPRIDGHRIRVQDVVIWHETMAMSPDEIADQFDLTLAEIHAALAYYYDHIKEIRRDWERDKKIVEQSKKRHPSKLQDRIKTLRG from the coding sequence ATGGTGGTGCGGAACGCGATTGCGTTAAAAGAGAAAAAACCATACATTGTCAAGACGCCGGGAATTGCGGGTGGACGTCCGCGCATTGACGGTCACCGGATTCGCGTGCAGGATGTCGTCATCTGGCATGAAACAATGGCAATGTCGCCGGATGAGATCGCAGACCAATTCGATCTGACATTAGCAGAGATTCACGCGGCATTGGCGTACTATTACGACCACATCAAGGAAATTCGACGCGATTGGGAACGCGATAAAAAAATTGTCGAGCAATCCAAAAAACGCCACCCATCGAAATTGCAAGACAGGATAAAGACGCTGCGTGGCTGA
- a CDS encoding cupin domain-containing protein, whose product MGEGWTVSEWSDPAGTVYPLHAHEYAEVRVVVSGRMRVGLPEADEEIILQPGDRLEIPGDLPHWADVDGDEPVVYLAGHHQDHTHRKKPVVRMNA is encoded by the coding sequence ATGGGTGAAGGATGGACGGTTTCGGAATGGAGCGATCCGGCGGGCACCGTATACCCGCTTCACGCGCATGAGTACGCCGAAGTGCGCGTCGTGGTGAGCGGACGCATGCGCGTTGGATTGCCGGAAGCTGACGAAGAAATCATCCTTCAACCCGGCGATCGTTTAGAAATTCCCGGCGATTTGCCGCACTGGGCAGACGTGGATGGGGATGAGCCGGTCGTTTATCTTGCCGGTCATCATCAAGACCATACGCATCGCAAAAAACCTGTGGTGCGCATGAACGCGTAA
- a CDS encoding citrate synthase (catalyzes the formation of citrate from acetyl-CoA and oxaloacetate) translates to MTEASATPQVAKGLEGIYAAATSLSEVRGSDGILAYRGFNINDLAEKSTFEETVDLLWYGILPTRELLDKLTRKFIVARPLPHEVIEGMELYPRHTSTMDVLRTVVSVLGLHDPDGASNSVSANVRKSIRLSAQMPTIVAAWHNIRSGRKPIAPRADLSHAANFLYMLDGKEPSSQVARVLDIALILHMDHGLNASTFVARAIASTESDMYSAISGAIGALKGPLHGGANEAVMKVLLQLGDVSKVEPYIMSQLAHKGKIPGFGHRIYKTNDPRALQLRRIAGDLAEHTGNHKWWEMSEKMREVMARERPNIYVNVDFYSASVYYTLGIPVDLFTPIFAISRVAGWTAHVMEQLMDNRIMRPESLYVGPHDQHYAPIEQR, encoded by the coding sequence ATGACTGAAGCAAGCGCAACACCGCAGGTTGCCAAAGGTTTGGAGGGTATTTATGCCGCTGCCACTTCGCTGAGCGAAGTGCGCGGAAGCGATGGAATCCTAGCGTATCGTGGATTCAACATCAACGATCTCGCTGAAAAATCTACGTTTGAAGAAACTGTTGATCTACTTTGGTACGGTATTCTCCCCACACGCGAACTACTCGACAAACTGACGCGCAAGTTTATCGTTGCGCGCCCTCTGCCGCACGAAGTCATTGAAGGGATGGAACTGTATCCCCGCCATACCTCCACGATGGATGTTCTGCGTACCGTTGTCTCGGTGCTGGGTTTGCACGATCCGGACGGCGCGTCGAATTCGGTGTCGGCGAATGTCCGCAAGTCTATTCGCCTCAGCGCGCAGATGCCGACGATCGTCGCCGCGTGGCACAACATCCGCAGCGGGCGCAAACCCATCGCGCCGCGCGCCGATCTTTCGCACGCGGCGAATTTTCTGTACATGCTCGATGGCAAGGAACCTTCGTCCCAGGTCGCGCGCGTGCTCGACATCGCATTGATCCTGCACATGGATCACGGACTGAACGCGTCCACGTTTGTCGCGCGCGCGATCGCTTCGACCGAGTCGGATATGTACTCGGCAATCAGCGGCGCGATTGGCGCCCTCAAAGGACCGTTGCATGGCGGCGCGAACGAAGCGGTGATGAAAGTGCTCTTGCAGTTGGGCGATGTATCCAAAGTTGAGCCATACATCATGTCTCAGCTCGCGCACAAGGGCAAGATTCCCGGTTTCGGTCATCGGATTTACAAGACGAACGATCCGCGCGCGTTGCAACTTCGCCGCATCGCGGGCGACCTCGCCGAGCACACAGGCAATCATAAATGGTGGGAGATGTCGGAAAAGATGCGCGAGGTGATGGCGCGCGAGCGTCCCAACATCTACGTCAATGTAGATTTTTACTCCGCATCGGTGTACTATACGCTGGGAATTCCGGTTGATTTGTTCACGCCGATTTTCGCGATCAGTCGCGTGGCAGGATGGACGGCGCATGTGATGGAGCAACTGATGGACAATCGCATCATGCGTCCTGAATCGCTGTACGTCGGTCCACACGACCAACACTATGCGCCAATTGAACAGCGATAA
- the mdh gene encoding malate dehydrogenase: MRRKITVVGAGFVGATTAQRLAERNYADVVLADVVEFVAEGKALDLAEAGPIVGYDVNVSGVTVKDGVGYEKIANSDIVVMTAGIARKPGMSRDDLILTNQKIVGGWGEQIAKHAPNAIVIIVTNPVDAMTQLIWHMTKFPKHRVIGQAGVLDSARFRTFVAMELGVSVQNVDAYVLGAHGDQMVPLPRYTTVAGVPITELLSKEKIDALVKRTRDGGAEVVNLLKTGSAFYAPSAAVAEMVDAIVYDKKKILPCIAYLEGEYGINGVYAGVPVRLGAQGIEEIVKLNLNADELALLQKSGEAVRALNKVMGI; encoded by the coding sequence ATGCGAAGGAAAATTACGGTCGTCGGCGCGGGCTTTGTCGGCGCGACGACCGCGCAACGATTGGCGGAACGAAATTACGCGGATGTGGTGCTCGCGGACGTCGTCGAGTTTGTCGCGGAAGGCAAGGCGCTTGACTTGGCGGAAGCGGGACCGATCGTTGGCTACGACGTGAACGTTTCCGGCGTCACGGTGAAAGACGGCGTCGGGTACGAAAAAATCGCGAACTCGGATATCGTCGTGATGACGGCGGGCATCGCGCGCAAACCTGGGATGAGCCGCGACGATTTGATTCTCACGAATCAGAAAATCGTCGGCGGTTGGGGCGAGCAAATCGCCAAGCACGCGCCGAACGCCATCGTCATCATCGTGACGAATCCGGTGGACGCGATGACGCAATTGATTTGGCACATGACCAAATTCCCCAAGCATCGCGTCATCGGTCAAGCCGGCGTGCTCGACAGCGCGCGCTTTCGCACGTTCGTCGCGATGGAACTGGGCGTGTCGGTGCAAAACGTGGACGCGTACGTCCTGGGCGCGCACGGCGATCAAATGGTCCCGCTCCCGCGTTACACAACGGTCGCCGGTGTGCCGATCACCGAGTTGTTATCGAAAGAAAAGATTGATGCGCTCGTCAAACGCACGCGCGATGGCGGCGCTGAAGTCGTGAACTTGCTCAAGACTGGGTCGGCGTTCTACGCGCCGAGCGCGGCGGTCGCCGAAATGGTGGACGCGATTGTGTACGACAAGAAAAAGATTTTACCGTGCATTGCGTACCTCGAAGGCGAGTACGGCATCAACGGCGTGTACGCCGGCGTCCCTGTGCGCCTGGGCGCGCAAGGCATCGAGGAAATCGTCAAGTTGAATCTCAACGCCGACGAGCTGGCGCTCTTGCAAAAATCCGGCGAAGCGGTGCGCGCGTTGAACAAGGTGATGGGAATTTAG
- a CDS encoding carotenoid 1,2-hydratase: MTGLVFILLTSQPSPQVTASVVGLQASTDIAGYARADRARDFKFPDDHGPHPEFQTEWWYYTGNLQANDGRRFGYQLTFFRRAISSTANARASDWGTNQIYFAHFALTDVKNNQHTATERFSRGAAGLAGASGNPFRVWIENWNVETLHATSLPDDGSRVQLFAEDEGRVLNLMLASQKPLVLQGDRGLSQKSADAGNASYYVSFTRLETSGTITVNSEQLTVTGTSWMDHEWSTAVLGENAVGWDWFSIQLSDNRELMLFQIRQKDGSIEPLSSGTLVEPDGTTRRLTRDQFDIHVQDKWTSPKSRATYPARWTIAVPSANIRLELKPYIADQEMNVSITYWEGAVEINGQSRGAPVNGKGFVEMTGYVGKQ; this comes from the coding sequence GTGACTGGTCTCGTTTTCATACTCCTCACCTCCCAGCCATCTCCCCAAGTCACCGCATCTGTCGTCGGCTTGCAGGCGAGTACTGACATTGCCGGTTACGCGCGCGCGGATCGTGCGCGCGATTTCAAATTCCCGGACGATCACGGTCCGCATCCGGAATTTCAAACCGAGTGGTGGTACTATACTGGGAATCTCCAAGCGAACGATGGGCGACGATTTGGTTATCAACTCACCTTCTTTCGCCGCGCAATCTCGTCAACCGCGAACGCCCGCGCATCGGATTGGGGCACGAATCAAATCTATTTCGCACACTTTGCGCTCACCGATGTCAAGAATAATCAGCACACCGCGACCGAACGATTCAGTCGCGGCGCGGCGGGACTCGCGGGCGCGAGCGGCAATCCGTTCCGCGTGTGGATCGAGAATTGGAATGTAGAGACGTTGCACGCAACGTCTCTACCGGATGACGGCTCACGCGTGCAATTATTCGCCGAAGACGAAGGACGCGTTCTTAATCTCATGCTCGCATCGCAGAAGCCGCTGGTTCTACAAGGTGATCGCGGCTTGTCACAGAAATCGGCGGATGCCGGGAACGCGTCGTACTATGTTTCGTTTACGCGACTCGAAACGAGCGGAACAATAACAGTGAACAGTGAACAGTTAACAGTTACCGGTACTTCGTGGATGGATCACGAATGGAGCACCGCAGTGCTCGGCGAGAACGCGGTTGGCTGGGATTGGTTTTCGATTCAACTGAGCGACAATCGTGAATTGATGCTGTTCCAGATTCGACAGAAGGATGGAAGCATCGAGCCGCTTTCGTCCGGCACACTCGTCGAACCTGATGGCACGACGCGACGATTGACGCGCGATCAATTCGACATTCATGTGCAAGACAAGTGGACGAGTCCGAAATCGCGCGCGACGTATCCGGCGCGCTGGACTATCGCGGTTCCATCGGCAAACATTCGACTGGAATTGAAACCGTACATCGCGGATCAAGAGATGAATGTTTCGATCACCTATTGGGAAGGCGCGGTCGAAATCAACGGACAATCGCGCGGCGCGCCAGTGAACGGCAAGGGGTTTGTCGAGATGACCGGGTATGTCGGTAAACAGTGA
- a CDS encoding ABC transporter permease, with protein sequence MQLTLFKTAIRDQLRRPWMTLLVILSVALGVAVVVAVDLANASASRAFKLSTDAVVGKATHQIVGGSDGVDERVYRDLRVAQANRLTAPVVEGYAGAKELGGQVLHVLGVDIFAEAPFRTYLTASTQQIGFDALSAFFTQPNAVLLSTATAERAHLNIGDTLTLVIGTREKRVTSIGLLRPPNDVSARALDGLLLADISTAQELFDLRGKLSRIDLIADEAMVKSIAAKLPSDLRIVPASEQANTVAQLTAAFQLNLTAFSLLALVVGMFLIYNTTLFSVVQRRRVLGILRCVGVTGRQIFGMILSEAAVSGVIGAIIGIALGIVLGRLTVALVTQTINDLYFSVTVRDVDVDAFSIVKGMLLGIFSAILAAALPAAEAANVPAVTVLQRSDLESRVRRNVPAITFGGIALTGVGALILILITNSVTASFLGIFIALFGVTLGAPLFTILLMRGATRTLGRFNLLVRMAARTVTQALSRTSVAIAALMVAVSVVIGVTVMIESFRTTVVHWLDETLTADIYISPPIVGANRSNALDPALVEKVRGVSGSARVETVRDVNAYSPDLGQVRLIAASTAQNRVLKTNRPNARDEWKQGSVFVSEPFANRFRVQVGDHITLQTDHGAQPFLIAAIFFDYSSDQGLVLMSLGVYRNFWNDPSISAIGVYLPREANTDQIEDTIRAALGDAQVVVQSNKSLREAALVIFDRTFAITAALRVIAIFVAFIGVLGALMALQLERTRELGTLRATGMTLDQLWRLTLLESGLMGATAGVLAIPTGLVLSAILIYVINLRSFGWTIFFEPVPEVYAQALVVSIVAALLAAVYPMVRLGRLQVADALREE encoded by the coding sequence ATGCAACTAACATTATTCAAAACTGCCATACGCGATCAACTGCGCCGACCCTGGATGACTCTGCTCGTCATTCTCTCGGTCGCGCTTGGTGTCGCGGTCGTCGTGGCGGTGGACTTGGCGAACGCGAGCGCGTCGCGCGCGTTCAAACTTTCGACGGACGCGGTCGTCGGCAAAGCGACGCATCAAATCGTCGGTGGAAGCGACGGTGTGGACGAACGCGTCTATCGCGATTTGCGCGTCGCACAAGCGAATCGTTTGACTGCGCCGGTCGTCGAAGGGTACGCGGGCGCGAAAGAATTGGGCGGACAAGTGTTGCACGTGCTCGGCGTGGATATTTTTGCCGAAGCGCCGTTTCGCACCTACCTCACCGCGTCCACGCAACAAATCGGATTCGACGCGTTGTCCGCGTTCTTTACGCAACCGAACGCGGTTCTGTTGAGCACCGCGACGGCGGAACGCGCGCATCTCAACATCGGCGACACGCTCACGCTCGTCATCGGCACGCGCGAAAAACGCGTCACGAGCATTGGCTTATTACGTCCGCCGAACGACGTGTCCGCGCGCGCGCTCGATGGTTTGCTGCTCGCGGACATTTCGACCGCGCAAGAATTGTTCGATCTGCGCGGCAAACTCTCGCGCATTGATTTGATCGCGGATGAGGCGATGGTGAAATCCATCGCGGCAAAACTGCCGAGTGATCTACGCATTGTCCCAGCATCGGAACAAGCGAACACGGTTGCGCAATTGACCGCCGCGTTTCAACTCAATCTCACCGCGTTCAGTTTGCTCGCGCTCGTCGTCGGCATGTTTTTGATTTATAACACGACGCTTTTTTCGGTTGTGCAACGTCGGCGCGTCCTGGGAATTTTGCGATGCGTCGGCGTCACGGGTCGCCAAATTTTCGGCATGATCTTGAGCGAAGCCGCCGTCAGCGGCGTCATCGGCGCGATCATTGGCATCGCGCTCGGCATTGTGCTGGGACGACTCACGGTCGCGCTCGTGACGCAGACGATCAACGATTTGTACTTTTCCGTGACCGTGCGCGATGTGGACGTGGATGCGTTTTCGATTGTCAAGGGGATGTTGCTTGGAATTTTTTCCGCGATTCTTGCCGCCGCGTTGCCCGCCGCCGAAGCCGCGAATGTTCCAGCCGTGACCGTGTTGCAACGTTCCGATCTCGAATCGCGCGTGCGGCGCAATGTGCCCGCGATTACGTTTGGCGGCATCGCGTTGACCGGCGTTGGCGCGTTGATCTTGATTCTCATTACGAACAGCGTGACCGCGTCGTTCCTCGGAATTTTTATCGCGTTGTTTGGCGTGACGCTCGGCGCGCCGCTTTTCACAATTCTGTTAATGCGCGGCGCGACGCGAACCCTGGGACGATTCAACTTGCTCGTGCGGATGGCGGCGCGCACGGTCACGCAAGCGTTGAGCCGCACCTCGGTCGCGATTGCCGCGCTGATGGTCGCCGTGTCGGTCGTGATTGGCGTCACGGTGATGATCGAATCGTTTCGCACGACGGTCGTGCACTGGCTCGACGAAACGCTCACTGCCGACATTTACATCTCGCCGCCAATCGTTGGCGCGAATCGTAGCAACGCGCTTGATCCCGCGCTCGTCGAAAAAGTGCGCGGCGTCAGCGGCAGTGCGCGTGTCGAGACGGTGCGCGATGTCAACGCGTACTCGCCCGACCTGGGACAGGTGCGGCTCATCGCGGCGTCCACCGCGCAAAATCGCGTGCTGAAAACGAATCGTCCGAACGCGCGTGACGAGTGGAAGCAAGGCAGCGTGTTTGTGAGCGAGCCGTTTGCGAATCGTTTCCGCGTCCAGGTCGGCGATCACATCACGTTGCAGACCGATCACGGCGCGCAACCCTTTCTCATCGCCGCGATCTTTTTCGATTACTCGTCCGACCAGGGCTTGGTTTTAATGTCGCTGGGAGTGTATCGCAACTTTTGGAACGATCCGAGTATTTCGGCGATTGGTGTGTATCTGCCGCGCGAGGCGAACACGGATCAAATCGAGGACACGATTCGCGCGGCGTTGGGCGACGCCCAAGTGGTTGTGCAAAGCAACAAATCTCTGCGCGAGGCGGCGCTCGTGATTTTTGATCGCACGTTTGCGATCACCGCCGCGTTGCGCGTCATCGCGATTTTCGTCGCGTTCATCGGCGTGCTTGGCGCGCTGATGGCGTTGCAACTCGAACGCACGCGCGAACTCGGCACCCTGCGCGCGACGGGAATGACGCTCGATCAGTTGTGGCGGCTGACGTTGCTGGAAAGCGGGTTGATGGGTGCGACGGCGGGCGTGCTCGCGATACCGACCGGCTTGGTGCTCTCGGCGATTTTGATTTACGTGATCAACTTGCGTTCGTTCGGCTGGACGATTTTCTTCGAGCCAGTTCCCGAAGTGTACGCGCAAGCGTTGGTCGTTTCGATTGTCGCCGCGTTGCTCGCCGCGGTGTACCCGATGGTGCGGCTGGGTCGCTTGCAGGTCGCGGACGCGTTGAGGGAGGAGTAG
- a CDS encoding DUF5615 family PIN-like protein, translated as MADPIRFYLDEHMPRALAVALRRRGIDVVRAQDVGLRKATDLEHWQFAEQERRVLVTKDSDFLGMDQKSMSHFGIVYFEEDRRIGEMLDALTLICGAMSPGDMVNHVEHW; from the coding sequence GTGGCTGATCCGATTCGATTTTATCTCGATGAGCACATGCCCAGGGCGCTTGCTGTCGCGCTTCGTCGTCGCGGTATTGATGTTGTGCGTGCCCAGGATGTTGGCTTGCGTAAGGCAACTGATCTTGAACATTGGCAGTTTGCGGAACAAGAACGGCGCGTGCTTGTTACAAAAGACAGCGATTTCCTGGGAATGGATCAGAAAAGCATGTCCCATTTCGGGATTGTGTACTTTGAAGAGGACAGACGTATCGGCGAAATGCTTGACGCGTTGACACTGATTTGTGGAGCAATGTCGCCTGGTGATATGGTCAATCACGTTGAGCATTGGTAA
- a CDS encoding UPF0175 family protein yields MSIQLEIPDSIAEAMRLSQQNQKEQLMVELACALYARGILSFGKARELANLNKYEFGLLLGKRGIPRHYSAEDLQDDVSYARS; encoded by the coding sequence ATGAGTATCCAACTTGAAATTCCAGATTCGATTGCAGAGGCGATGCGCCTCTCGCAACAAAATCAAAAAGAACAATTGATGGTCGAACTGGCTTGCGCCTTGTATGCCCGGGGAATTCTCTCATTCGGCAAAGCGCGCGAGTTGGCGAACTTGAACAAATATGAATTCGGTTTGCTATTGGGCAAGCGCGGCATCCCGCGTCACTATTCCGCTGAAGATTTACAAGACGATGTGAGCTATGCCCGCAGTTAG
- a CDS encoding insulinase family protein, producing the protein MTTLPITPETITRVTLDNGLTILVRDNPNNASVTLRGRLRAGGLYDTDKTSGLAHFATAALQRGTRKRTFQKLNEELDRRGMSFGVGAGMETIGFSGKSLVEDFDHLLNLAADVLMHPVFPKVETEKLRQELLADLKEADDDTHHVAYREFRALCYPKTHPYHRLSDGRAETVKRLTLADLSDFHARYFRPDVTTIVIVGDVRAGDAIAKIERALGKWRTRGKPAEHTLPDVPPLKQNARKVSALAGKMQADLVLGHAGIRRTDPDYYALSIGDLIFGRLGLYGRLGANVRDKQGLAYYVFSGLEANIGAGPWAVRAGVNPKNIDRAVDGILAEIVRFRSEPVTQDELDEARDFVTGSLALRLETNDGVAATLGDIELFSLGLDYLQRYPSIIRAITAEQILAAVQKHVQIENYALTIAGPVSQ; encoded by the coding sequence ATGACCACACTTCCCATTACTCCCGAAACGATCACGCGGGTCACGCTCGATAACGGCTTGACGATTTTGGTGCGCGATAATCCGAACAACGCATCGGTAACACTGCGCGGTCGTTTGCGCGCGGGTGGACTGTACGACACGGACAAGACTTCGGGTCTCGCGCATTTCGCGACCGCCGCGCTCCAACGGGGCACGCGCAAACGCACCTTTCAAAAATTGAACGAAGAACTCGATCGGCGGGGTATGTCGTTCGGCGTGGGCGCGGGGATGGAGACGATTGGCTTTAGCGGCAAATCGCTCGTCGAAGATTTCGATCACTTGCTCAACCTCGCCGCCGATGTGTTGATGCATCCGGTCTTTCCAAAAGTCGAAACCGAAAAATTGCGCCAGGAATTACTTGCCGACCTCAAAGAAGCGGACGACGACACGCATCACGTGGCGTACCGCGAGTTTCGCGCGTTGTGCTATCCCAAGACGCATCCGTACCATCGTTTATCCGATGGCAGGGCAGAGACGGTCAAACGCTTAACGCTCGCCGACTTGAGCGATTTTCATGCGCGCTATTTTCGTCCCGATGTAACGACAATCGTGATTGTCGGCGATGTGCGCGCGGGCGATGCGATTGCCAAGATCGAACGCGCGTTGGGCAAGTGGCGCACACGCGGCAAACCGGCGGAACACACCTTGCCCGATGTTCCTCCGCTGAAGCAGAACGCGCGCAAGGTTTCGGCGCTCGCCGGAAAAATGCAAGCCGATCTTGTGCTGGGTCATGCCGGCATCCGCCGCACCGATCCCGATTACTACGCGCTCAGTATCGGCGATTTGATTTTTGGACGGCTCGGTTTGTACGGACGACTCGGCGCGAACGTGCGCGACAAGCAAGGGCTGGCGTACTATGTGTTCAGCGGACTCGAAGCGAATATCGGCGCAGGACCGTGGGCGGTGCGCGCCGGCGTCAATCCCAAAAACATTGATCGCGCGGTGGACGGCATCCTGGCTGAGATTGTGCGTTTTCGTTCTGAGCCGGTGACCCAGGATGAGTTGGACGAGGCGCGCGATTTTGTAACTGGCTCGCTCGCGTTGCGACTCGAAACGAACGATGGGGTCGCGGCGACGCTAGGAGACATCGAGTTGTTCAGTCTGGGCTTGGATTATTTGCAGCGCTATCCCAGCATCATTCGGGCGATCACGGCGGAGCAAATTCTTGCGGCAGTCCAGAAACACGTCCAGATCGAAAACTATGCGCTGACGATTGCGGGTCCAGTGAGTCAGTGA